From Dermacentor albipictus isolate Rhodes 1998 colony chromosome 8, USDA_Dalb.pri_finalv2, whole genome shotgun sequence:
gttcatagcatccatccatccatcattaTAGCGTCACCCTTCTAAATGTCCGAAAACAAGGTATTAGAGGAAAAATTTTCCCGATGACGACAATACTTCCGTAGCGTGTGGAGATAACACAGGAACCATATGGCACAttttcttgcatgtttttttttacatgtccTCTACGAGGACATACAAGGGACACGCAACACTGTAGTGAAAAAGCAAACTAGGGCAATGTATTTCTTTCAGGATCAGTGATTTGTTAACACGAACAGGGGGCTCAAAAAGCCGATATAAATAAAGTGACGAGCCGTATAGGCAGCATACGCCACCACCTAGTTAAGAGCTCGCTCGTGCTCGGCAGCGCAACACTACAGCCATTGAGGCAGAATATCTTTAACCCTGCAGCTTAAACTTTTCCTGTATGACGAGCTGGCACTCACGTAATGGGCTGGTTTGCGAACTCTTCTGGGGCTTGGGAGGCAGCACGGCGTCAAGATCCCTCACGGTCGAGCCCACCAGCAATATCTTCGAGTTCTCCGAGAGTCCAGAGTGCCGGAGGCTCTTGTTGTCGTCCGCTTGGCTCGCGCCTGCAATGCGTCGCGCCCCGTCGGAGAGCCGAAGCTGAACAGCTGCTCttccatggcctccgagacttgGTGACGTGACCGTCCGTCGACGTCACCGCCAAATCTCGGATGCCTTGGCTCGTTTCGCGCGTAGCGTGGCGCTCGATATGTATCGATGGCACCATAACGTCTTCTGCTATACGTTTGCCGGGGAAGATCGGTCGCTGCGATTGATCAACTACATTGCAAATTAAGTTACACCCTTGAGATTATTACGGTGTAAATCAGCCTATAATTTACACCCTTTCATCCCACTCGCACTGTTAATATTATCAAGGGtgcaaatgggtctataatttccACCCTTACACCCACTCTGGGTGTAAGGCCTTGAGTTATGAACCAATTTAAGACCTTGGTCGCCTTCGAGTCTGTAAAATATTTTAGTGATATCATGGAAATAACGGGTAATACATGTGTTTGTCTGGTTTTCGTAGTTATTCCTTCGGACATTTCTGTTGCTTTATATGATTACGCTTTATCTTTTTTCACTGGCCTAAACTTTTCAAGcgattgcgtttttttttatacacGCATGAAGCCAATAAGACTGGGTGAACAACCATTATCATTGCGAATTGTCGTACTTATACCATCACGTTTTGCTAATTATCACCAATTTGCAAGCTCTAAaagtcgtttgaagccagaaggacgaggTTTTGGCAAAACCATTTGTATTATAACCATCATCCCCCTGCTGGCTGAACTGCGGGAGCTTATGTTGACAACTACCGCCACAGTTTCCCCTAGTATTTTATGTAAGAACCTCCAGGCGTGGCACCAACCGAAGCCTGCACCCAAGCGCACATCGAAAGTGCGTTTTGCGAGTGTAATGTTTGCTTGCGCCATTAGCAAGTATGCATCAACATCAACTCGCGCAGTTACCTAATGTGCAATGCGATGTGTGAATAAATTGCAGGTCTCTGAACAAACGCCATAATACAGGCAAAAAGTATCAGACGAACACATTGACACTTCTCTACTTCGCTATTCACCGTCCCGGACAATAATAACTGCTAAAGAACTTTCCAAAGCTTGTCTACGTCTGTTAAACTTTTCTGCCGAACATGTTACGCCAGTAGAGATCGTGAGAAAATACGAACAAATCTCACTCGATGtccgtggaaactcgctgtcaaaacgctggagtgaggaagcgtggcagcagtagcgagcgaagtgaccttcgtgctgcgtctcgcatcgaCGCGAACATAAGCCGCGATAACACAGAGCGCGGCGGACTGCGTTCCCGTCGCAGATGGCCTTCAAGATGCAGTGGCCCGGGCGCGCAGCTGTCCGTGCCGCGTGCAGGAGAACGCACccccacctcccccctccccctactCTACCCACGGTGGACCTTGTCCCCGGCGCAGATGGcattcaagatacagcggccgcccggagtagaacgtgCCGCCTCTCCCTAGCCTccccccggagccttgcgcgcgacgaaagacagcctgcttcctccccgctttcctccctttcgtgtGCGAGATtgagcaacaccacctagatagcacaaggcattttcactccgatccatgacgtcatgctacctggcccgactgccgtagaatctaatggggatgctcctgagtaggcaacagtggttttgacgtcaccgctttcatcacgccagccttgtcaatagaaatttcgggccaggtagcgtgacgtcatggatcggagcgaaaaggccttgtgctgtctaggtggtgttggattgagccgcgatcactGGCGCACCCTCgcccgctttcactcgcatatactGCGCACgtacggtgcgcggcgacgattttatcgcgcttggactttataccgaACTTCAAGGCGACGCCGATGCTGACGGCTGGAATGCGTTTAGAGTGTCCATGTAATCgctatcgcaatgaaaaaaaaacaaacattttgACGCACGCGCCGAATGTGACGGTACTGTCACCGCACCTTCGTGACGTCACTATCTGCGGTTTCAGATTACGTGAAATGTAGCGCTAACATCACACGCAAGATGACAATATTTGCGTGCACTAGTCGATCAACACATCCCCTAATGCAGTAGTGACTAGCGCATCAGCCTCTTCTTTTGTACTGACGCTTGCGTGATTCTTACATTAATTTCTAGTTAACGGGTACAGGGTGCAGAGTAGATTACAGGTACAGGGTACAGGATTAACGGGTGCAGGGTATATTTTGCTGGCGCAGGACCGCTCTGTCCTGGGTAATGGAAGAACTATGTGAGGGGGGCCTCCGTACTGTGGTAGACATAGATATGACTGTgattattgcgatagcatttacatggacattccaggcccattttgccgtcgccgttgccgtgatgttccgtatagtagagacctttagcttgtacgatattccggtaaacgggagcggtttgggcggattaccggatggtcggggcgtaaacgtgagcggccggagcggtgaagccgcctggtgttgtagagctcaaccagacaaacgcatagctaaaactgcagtaacgcACCGTATCCTGCtttgccactcgtgcaaatttttggcagtggcgtaattgtgaacacgattacgccgctgccgaaaatttacgccagcagctaagcagaatatagtaattagctctgtgtggttgagctttgcgccaccagctggcgccaccaatctggccgctcaccttgacgcccccgctaaaccggaaaaacgcccgcgcttgcccgaataccggacacgctaaaagtctctaatgtccAACGGCGATACCGTCGCCGCGCGGCGAATGCTGTAGGGGCGAGTGAAAGCGCGGGAGGGGTGCCGACGACCACGGCGCGACCTCGCGCGTGAAATGGTGGAAAGCTCTGGCAGAATTTGCTCCGCTGGAATCAGGAATAGTGTCAGACTAGACGAAAGTCACAGATCTCGCAATCGAGGCATTTTCCCGTTGCCACTTTCACAATGTATTATACAGTCAAAGACGCCTACGCGGCGCTATTGCACGGGAATGTGGCTTCTTTTATATTCTACCCATCATTTTGTGGGGAACCAAGCTTGTGATCACGTGGCCATGTTGTGCAGCGTACACGCTAAGTGTATGTCAGATCACCGCACCAAACTAAGTGACGCTGGCAGCAGAGCCCGCGAGGTGCCCAAACAACCTGTACACGTGCCCTACGCTTACCTTCACATCTATCCGTCATGGTGGTGGCGAGAACCCAAAGTGAGCGCAGGGTTGCCAGTATTATGCAAGAGGTCTATTCCTTGATCCCCTTCTACGTACCCGCTCGAATGCCTCTCGTATGTGGGGAGCTTACATGCAAGTCATAGCAGCGCTTGCATGTAGGCTGCCTGCATGGTCTCGTAAAGCTCACTGCGTCATCTGGGGAGCGATGAATTTAATGAAATAAAGCACATTTCCGTTCGTGTGTCCGCTATGCACGGGAGCCACGTACCTTTAAAGCAAAGCTTCTGCATTGACGGCTCGATTCCTGCGATAGAAGCAAGGGTTAGTGTGAAATCACGGCACCACGGGCCACACCAAAACCTCTCGTTCGACAAGTTTAGCTCTCACCTTACTTTATCGAACAATTTCAAGCCTTAATATAACGAAACTCGTTTGTACAAAATTTTGAATTTAACGAAGTGTTTTTTATTCCCTGAGACATTAATAAAGCAGTTAAAACCTCGAAGTAACGAAGTGAACTCACCTTCTCGCTCGATACAACTAACCGGAAATGTGGTAGTGCTGGGTTTAGATACAGGCGACGGATGTTATTGCCCTTAGGCAACAAGCTCCAGCCTCAAATTTGCTAGCAAGAAAGGCACTGCCCATTGTGCTATCGTACACATtatcccttctaatttctttcttctcattcttctaACTCCCCACAGTATTTTTCGTTCCATTCTTTGCAACCAAGAGCGGCTGTAGTGGTGGCACCCCCTGGTGGCGCGTCTGGTGGCGCgtctggtggcgcaaagctcaataAGACAAACACAGAGCTGATGCAGAACTTTGGTTTGGCCGAGTTGGTTCATGGAAAACGGTTGGGAAAGCAGCGCTAAAGAACACAGGGACAGAGTTTACCGTGTGTCTCTGTCTCTGCCTCTGTGTGTACTGTGCGTTTTAAAGCTGCAACCATTCGACAGAGCCAGTATTGTGGTAACCAAGTGTATTCCACTTCGCTGCTAGTTTAAATTTTCGGCATCGGCGTAATCGTGAGCACGTAGCCCTTTTAAATGTTTGTAACGTTTTACGCTTGTTACCTGAATATTAGCTCTATGTTTGGCTGGTTGCGATTTGCAGCATCAGGTGGCGTCACCACTCCATCCGCGCTCCTTTAGGCATGCGCTCGCCCGGTAATCCGCCCGAACCGCGTGCATTTGCCGGAATACCGGAGACGCTAAAACTCTAAAATAAAGCGTTGCGGTATACCGCGAGCGTGACCGTATGTTCACTGCCGCGACTGCAGGCGCGTGTTCAGCGGGTTGTATAACTTTACCGGAACGCTCCGCTGTATACCGTGTTAgcgcaaaaaaacatggcagtgCCCTGGCTGCCCGCTTCGATCCCCATTCACTCTTGATACTTGCTCTCCATCGTGACAGCGAGAAATAAACGGTGAAGTATGCCATCGCTCAGTCTTCTCTCACGCTGAAGACAAACTACAGGCGCTCTTTATGTCGCTGTTATTGAGCTCGGTTGTTTGTTTCGACGCTGCTACTCACCGGTTTTCTCCATCACCGCTACCTTGAGCCGGGACATCTTGGCCGTCAGGGGCAGCTTGATGTCGTAGCTCTGCTTGTTGAAAATCACGTGTAGGGTGACGGGATCTTCCCCGTCGTCCTCCTCAACGTTGGCGTGTTCCTCAACGTCTCTCCCGCTGTTCACCCGCTCCTCGGCCGCCTCGTTGTTTTCGTCTTCGCGCGTCTCGTCCTTCGTCTTCAAGCCGCCCTCTTTCTTGTTCTCGCCCTCCGCTCCCTCTCTCAAGCTCTGCCGGCCATCTTCTTGCGACGCAGTTTGGTCCGCTTGCGCTTTCGCCTCCTGTTCGTCGTCGAACAACGCCGCAAACGCAGCTACCAGCTCGTCTTCCTCCGTATCGTCCTCGGTGTCGTCTTCAGCCTCGTCTTCTTCGGTCTCCTCTTCCTCCTCGTCGCCGTCGATCAACACGTCGGCCAAGCGCCACTCGCCGTTTTCGTCTTTCTCCATGACGAGAACGACGTTCCTGAAAGGGTTGTAGTCGTCCTCGTCGTCTCCTTCCTCGCTCTCCTTCCCCGCGGCGCCGTTGTTCTCCTCCTCGCCTCCCTCCTGCTTCTCGGCGTCTTCCTCCTCGCCGCGCTCCGTTTTTGCAGCTTTCTCGGCGCTGTCGGCATCTGTAAACGAACGACACGTTGAACACCGCGCACCACGCCCCCCTCAAATCAAATAACATCAAATAAAaatggctgaggcttagcttggttaagcctagtcagatgcgaagcatattggtggctaaacttggtaagtaacttgtcgccgagccgcatactgagcacgttgcttggccagacgttcttcccgctcttcatcagactctatgtagcacgccgcaaccttcgcttctcattccaacgagcagctctgtctccaggaggaatctcacctcgtgagtgtctagcagaggcaagcgcagctgcttatataccgccgcgacgccgcgagcgacgccgcgagttggagccccgtttctcctctgtcgtgacgtcacggtgtcacgtggtcagccttgaaggcgacgccgcgagcgacggcgcgatttggagccccgtttctcctctgtcgtgacgtcacggtgtcacgtggtattgaaggcgacactgccgcgcctgaggagctgggttgagctctcgtaatatgcttcgcataaaaccgcGTGACTGCGCTCGTATTGCGGTGCTCTCGACCGTGCTTCGAGCGAAAGAACAGTGCGTGCGGACCGTGGTGAATTGAGCGGCCGCGGTTAtgggcatcggcttcacagtgcgtcagcgtCTTCGACGGTGGTACGTGGAAAGGAAAAAGCGTCGTCGTACCTGCTAAGCAATAAGCACGGAGCACGGTTGAGAGCCGCTGCactacgatagcgcacgagcgcagtcacgtggttttatttcatatctcgcgggctttctttaaacaccGAAAGAAACATATCCCCgcgtatgcacgtacgtcattcaaggatactctgcgacttccggtttacggcggcgccatgttggagaacctataggcctatgcgcacgcctgttgataaggtaccccaagatggcgAAAGGTAgctgaagcagacgacagcagcggatgtgacgtcacgtgcatactatgtatacgttgccacaaaaaaaatggatcggtcgtttctgaaacccctctacaacgtaacgaaacacTCTGGGTCCTAAAGTGAATGTTAGAAATTCTGATTAATTGATCTTAGTTAAGGTattaattaagcggaatataaagaAATATACTCAACcacttcgtgttgtccctttcttcgaGTCTAGTGTTTTGCATGCGGTAAGGAGCGCCACATGGCGGCAAACCACACCTccttggtttcattcagctgtggTTAAccactctttctttttaattcttggttcaagttacgtgaaacacccagTACAACAGGTTGGTGATGGAATAAGGTATGTTTATTCGCGTCAGTTTGTAAGGAGGAGCCCATAGCGAACTACACCAAATGTTTTACTTAGGTCAAAATAAATAGCGTATATTTGGCCCCTACTACGCATACTATACACTGGAAGCGTGGGTCATAAACATAACCGAGTTCGTTGTTTTGGAGTGCCCCGTGTTCTGCTCGTCAGCTGCGGCCTCAATTTGCGGTAAAAATGCGTTGTCATCCCACTTACGTCTTAAGAAAAACGCCGTTTATGCATTGATGCAAAGAAAAAGTTACTAGAACGCCAATGTATACCGTCGCACACTTTGGAGATGAACATCCCGGAACTGATTTCATTCGGAGAATTCGTTCCATGTGAATGCGCCCTGCTAACTCGCCGCCTACAGTTAgtcaattgcaatatgtaccgcaAGCTAATCAGTTAGAAGCTTAATTAGTGCAATACTATTAATTAGTCCATTACGCATTCTCACTTCTCGTGTAATGCCCGCCTCACCAAGTAATCGCATTCAAAAAAACTCTGTACGGCCtgaacaaaaaatgaaatacgCCCGTTAAAGCGAGAGATATATTTGCATGTCTTTCAGTTTTGCCTGTTTACAATGACTCCACGATCGATCCCAAAATGATCTATATTCGTGGTTTATACAGTATACTTGAGAAATGCTTGTTCAATGCGTGTGATTTTAGACGTCAGCTAAATTCTTCTTACCAGGATTTTAGTGGACTCATAAAAAATGTTAAGTGCTGTTCCATAGCTCAATACCAGAGGAACGGCATGACAAAACAAACGGCTCGCAGCACTGCAGCGTCATAAATgtttgtttgctttgattgattgattgattgattgattgattgattgattgattgattgattgattgattgattgattgattgattgaagctaggacggcAAGGACATTTTCACGGCTCTCGGCCACTCGGCATGGCCCGCgtacaaatcatcatcatcatcatcatcatcatcaggctggttacgcccactgcagggcaaaggcctcacctatacttctccaactaccccagtcatgcactaattgtggccatgttgtccctgcaaacctcttaatctcatccgcccacctaacttcgtgccgccccctgctacgcttcccttccctttccGCGTACAAATAAagtcccttaaacttcgtaatgtagcgacactctcctcctcgaccatggcgccgcctacactgctcgagcgtagcaacggcgccaacatgcgctcctcgccactccgtagacgcttctcgagcaaaaatggcgctgatgcacggcgcgagggctcacgtgatgctattaggccaatagcaacgcggcgtcggcctcggccagagcgcgcaaggaggaggcggcattcttcaaagcgtggcactactttacgaagtttaaggggttttacgtacAAACAGTGTTGCGCTTACCCTCCCCTTGGTCAACTTCGTTCTCGTcggccaccttgcgcttcttggGCTCACTCTCTCCGTCCGTGTCGTCTGTAGACTGTTCGCCGTTGCTGTCGGCGTCCTTGCTCTCCGTGTCCTTTCTGTCGGTGTCCTTGCTGTCATTCTTTTCGTCAGTGTTCTTGTTCTCAGTGTCCTTTCTGTCAGTGTCCTCACTATCGGTTTCGTCGCCCTCCTTGGCTGCCTCGCTGTCTGCGAGACGGAATAGGCGAACAACGCCAGTGGAGTGAAAGCAAACGTCCCATTTATTTATTAGTGGCGCGAGCATCAAGTAACACTTTTGTTTCTTGCGAAGCACTTCCGGTTtcgttcacctcctgagacgaccggagacgatattcaaaataaatcagaaaaaaacggGACAAGATATGCAGtgcaaaattcatgggtttcatt
This genomic window contains:
- the LOC135912892 gene encoding high mobility group nucleosome-binding domain-containing protein 5-like isoform X2 produces the protein MADERENSDDSHREQRKRPAEDGTSGQSEAKVPRLLSKDEKGEDNLGTPPEQERAGAATKRSNDTDSGDKQAGKADALDGERDPKVRRVAGEGEEDKDAKNSEAAKEGDETDSEDTDRKDTENKNTDEKNDSKDTDRKDTESKDADSNGEQSTDDTDGESEPKKRKVADENEVDQGEDADSAEKAAKTERGEEEDAEKQEGGEEENNGAAGKESEEGDDEDDYNPFRNVVLVMEKDENGEWRLADVLIDGDEEEEETEEDEAEDDTEDDTEEDELVAAFAALFDDEQEAKAQADQTASQEDGRQSLREGAEGENKKEGGLKTKDETREDENNEAAEERVNSGRDVEEHANVEEDDGEDPVTLHVIFNKQSYDIKLPLTAKMSRLKVAVMEKTGIEPSMQKLCFKGASQADDNKSLRHSGLSENSKILLVGSTVRDLDAVLPPKPQKSSQTSPLLKREPFCKQARHKAIIDDGVPDDAYPGIANVHDNLPDGPITGMLNSQKQKVRLTLRLAEDQFWISTKETTEKYSMSKALAVVSQPIEGHEEYHIMDSLPYSAWDRDKDREVPVFPLRLLSLGSMFLAEGDASELKSVIPAAYQNVTFSQR
- the LOC135912892 gene encoding high mobility group nucleosome-binding domain-containing protein 5-like isoform X1, encoding MADERENSDDSHREQRKRPAEDGTSGQSEAKVPRLLSKDEKGEDNLGTPPEQERAGAATKRSNDTDSGDKQAGKADALDGERDPKVRRVAGEGEEDKDAKNSEAAKEGDETDSEDTDRKDTENKNTDEKNDSKDTDRKDTESKDADSNGEQSTDDTDGESEPKKRKVADENEVDQGEDADSAEKAAKTERGEEEDAEKQEGGEEENNGAAGKESEEGDDEDDYNPFRNVVLVMEKDENGEWRLADVLIDGDEEEEETEEDEAEDDTEDDTEEDELVAAFAALFDDEQEAKAQADQTASQEDGRQSLREGAEGENKKEGGLKTKDETREDENNEAAEERVNSGRDVEEHANVEEDDGEDPVTLHVIFNKQSYDIKLPLTAKMSRLKVAVMEKTGIEPSMQKLCFKGASQADDNKSLRHSGLSENSKILLVGSTVRDLDAVLPPKPQKSSQTSPLLKREPFCKQARHKAIIDDGVPDDAYPGIANVHDNLPDGPITGMLNSQKQKVRLTLRLAEDQFWISTKETTEKYSMSKALAVVSQPIEGHEEYHIMCVVVYNGGLRLDYPALLDGVAVLVVWNVDQFPVLGHHWSPHYGLVHQGAPHHGLVYHWLNHLLVHYGVPHHGLVHHGLNHLLVHHALDHGLDCGPMNN
- the LOC135912892 gene encoding high mobility group nucleosome-binding domain-containing protein 5-like isoform X3 gives rise to the protein MADERENSDDSHREQRKRPAEDGTSGQSEAKVPRLLSKDEKGEDNLGTPPEQERAGAATKRSNDTDSGDKQAGKADALDGERDPKVRRVAGEGEEDKDAKNSEAAKEGDETDSEDTDRKDTENKNTDEKNDSKDTDRKDTESKDADSNGEQSTDDTDGESEPKKRKVADENEVDQGEDADSAEKAAKTERGEEEDAEKQEGGEEENNGAAGKESEEGDDEDDYNPFRNVVLVMEKDENGEWRLADVLIDGDEEEEETEEDEAEDDTEDDTEEDELVAAFAALFDDEQEAKAQADQTASQEDGRQSLREGAEGENKKEGGLKTKDETREDENNEAAEERVNSGRDVEEHANVEEDDGEDPVTLHVIFNKQSYDIKLPLTAKMSRLKVAVMEKTGIEPSMQKLCFKGASQADDNKSLRHSGLSENSKILLVGSTVRDLDAVLPPKPQKSSQTSPLLKREPFCKQARHKAIIDDGVPDDAYPGIANVHDNLPDGPITGMLNSQKQKVRLTLRLAEDQFWISTKETTEKYSMSKALAVVSQPIEGHEEYHIMCIMTGMFSEVVWLYWVPAQFVRAIKRAILGGG